The sequence atgtttaattgttttttcttttctatatataattagttaattaatttaaaaccttaCAATTAAGAGTAGTACATATtgtatttcggtttggttttgttCAGTTTTGGATCagaccaaaccgaaccgaatcaaaaaccaaactagcttaaaaattaggaccgaaccaaaccaaaatataatttggtctggtttggttcggttttttcaATCCGGTTTTCTCAGTCTTTTCGGTTCGATTCTGCTCACCCCTAAGAAAGAGGAAGTATATGGGCCGAATTGTATATATTAGGGatgaaataatttaattgataattataattagattatggttataattaaattatctgattatgagataatattaattagaaggtttaatgtgattatatctctaattaattaaatctctaacataaataaatatctaattaggattatgattattatctatttatattaagatataaataaagattataattatatttatttatttatctaattagtaatcctattcggaaaggattctaattaattaaattaattcataacataaataaatatctaattagattagaattgtcATTTACTTATTTATATTAAGATATAGATACATATAatgataatatttatttatttatctattagtAGACCTATTtggaataagattctaattaaatGATTAAACCTAATGTGATTAAGGTTAATATTTGAAAGATTATAAATAGTCCCCATACCTATGAATTTCGGCCATGACATATTCAAGAGGCTAAGAATTCCTTCCGACTTCATCTCGTCTTAATTACCCTTTCGTTTACTCTCTTTTTGATCTCGTgtcgattcctttagaggcaatCAATTTAGATTGATATTCATTGGTTGGTTACTAATCGTTTTCTTTTCTGTTGTTATcattgttcgtgatacacggtTGAGAAGTTGCggacacttcgtttgcaaccgtagattAATCTTCAGAAAAGATACACTTGTTTAAtacctctttgtatgaaataacaattaacggatcttggaaaaagagaaatagataaaattttataatctcattgcgcctaggcttgtctattttccttcaaggATAACAATCAAATCTTTTGGCCATTGTGTGAAAGAACCTCCAGCTTCACCGAGTTGCTTAACAAAACTAGCAGACGTTAGAAGAGATTTATCTTCATGGTCTGCCAAAACTAAACCATGGGACACTTTCACGTGTCTGAGACGCAAAGGATCGCCATAATTTAGGTGCAATTCGGGGTGGGTGGTACATTCTGCAATAATGACTTTCTCAAAGCCAACCATCAATGTTAGGCGTCATTTCTGCATCTATAGATGGAGAAAAAAGTATGCATCAAAGTCAATACACATTGAATTAAATATACATCGAATGAAAGAACATTGTCTTGAAAAATTGGCCACACGTGTTGGCATTACATATGGGGGTAGAATTTTTTTGCATATCCCACACATCGTGTGAAGTTTCAACACGTTGTGTGGGATGTGTAGAAAAGTTCTTGCCTCATGTGGAATGTCCACACGGCGTGTCACATATGTGACACGTTATGTGACCAATTTTTCACAAATAAAGGCCTTTCATTCAAAATAGCAGTTAACTGAAAACATATCTAGAAAAGAACCATAAGTCATTTTTATCCATAATGTTTATAACTATGAGTCATTTTATctataacgtctaaaatgatgtaattttacctcCAACATAGTCGAgaacatatttacttttaacattgacaagttaaGTCAATTTCatacatcattataaaacacatatattttgttaattattttGCATCAATTGCTTATTAGCTGGGTTTTTTTAAACCCTATCAActggttttttttaaaaaaaaaatcatattttttatgatttaataataaaattgaaagttaatatttacaaatttggtaaagtatttgattttttttacgcaactataatatattttaatttttttatccaattataatatattattaaaaaataatttttttcatatctaatcatatgtttatgatcaaTTAGTATCGATTAGTAATAAAGTTCTAGATGTTAAGATTTATAACAGAAAAGACAGTTTAATTAGTTGTTTTTAAATTAACTCAACTTGTAACGTTGGGGATAATAACTCCCAACATTACcagtaaaattataattttaaacattaaaatggTGAAATTACTCCTGACGTTATTTTTACAGtttattccaaaaataaaaataaaataaaatgtagcAGTAGCATGTGTTTCGATAATTGATCGCCCAATACAAAAATCAATCGAAGGCAAGCTTGGTTGTCTTTGCATATAAttctttaattttaaatttgaaaaacaaCTTCTTGAAAAGCTAGAAGATCCAAAAATTGGTGATTTTTCTTCACTTGATCCTCTCTGGTTGGACATGGATCTTTGAGTTGCTCAGATTcgctttttctcttttttcatcTTTGGAGTAGGAACTAAAGAAACATAATATTTCTGGGCTTTTGGGTTTTCGCTTGGGAATCTCTGCAATTAAGGAAAAGTAGTGTTCCTGGTGAGCTATGGGGACAGAAAGCATCTCAGATTCGAGCTCTCAGAACCATAATTTGAACACTAAAACGGAGACGCAGGTGGTTTTAAATGTTTACGATCTCACACCTGTCAACAATTACACCTATTGGTTTGGTTTTGGAATATTTCATTCTGGGATTGAAGGTTTGTTCTTGACATAATCTGATTTTTCTTGctcgttttctttttcttctttatgaTCTGTGTTTCATCCTTTTTTAGCTTCTTTAGTTTGATGATGAAATTGAGACAATAAAAGCCTGATTGTGGGTTTCAATTGCTTTATTATACAAAAATTAGGTCCTAGATGTGTATATTTCTTATACTTTCAATTGGAAACCGGGTTATGCTTTTTGTGAGTAAGGTTTTGCTTGGTTGTTTCTATTGTATTTACATGTTATGCATCCATGAATATGCTATTTCCTTTCAATTTTAGGGCTTGAAGAAGACCCAAGAGTCAAGATTACATTTATAGAATTTGTAGGACTGATCATTATTGTGTTGTATATTTTTTGCTTAATATAAAACAATCGGTCTTCTTTCTTTTTGTATGCTCTAAGTTCATTCTTCAATGGATGTATATGATTCCTTTTGTGTCAAAGAACTGTTCAACCCAATAGTTATGATAGGTAAAACTCCAAAAATTTgctctgaaattttattaacaAATAATCTTTTGGTCTAGGAGGTTTTGATACCATGTTCTACCAAAAAACTTAAGCTGACAGAGAAGGTTCCAAGAATAGTTATTGTCTCTAACAATTTGAGCATAGTAGCTTTATACAAGTTGAGATAACCATCTAATTTAAGATTACAAattcttgttttttttgttgttgattTGTATGAACAGTTCATGGTAAGGAGTATGGATTTGGAGCCCATGATTTCCCGGTCAGTGGAGTTTTTGAAGTGGAACCAAAAAGCTGCCCGGGTTTCATTTATAGAAGTTCAATCCCATTAGGCCGCATAAAGATGTCTCCATCTGAATTTCGAGAATTTATTGAAAGCATGGCTTCAGAATATCATGGAGACACCTACCACCTAATCTCTAAGAATTGCAACCATTTCACTGATGATGTTTCGGACAGACTGGTTGGTAGACAGATACCTGGATGGGTAAATCGGCTTGCCCGACTTGGTATACATCATTTGATTCTTCATAATAGTCATCCTTTtgattcttctttctttctgttGTTCATAAACTCATTCATACATTTGATTGCTGCCAAATTCAGGTGCTTTATGCAGTTGTCTACTTCCTGAAAGCCTTCAAGTAACAACCGTAAAACAGTTGCCTGAATACCATGAATACATGGGTATGTATCCCTTTATTGAACAATATTCTTTTATAGGAAGGTTTATTAAAGCACTTCTGCTTGAAAATTAAATGCAGAAGAAGATGGAAGTGAATCCCTGATGACCACTACCCCCCGTGAGTCAACAGAGATTGATGAAGATCAAGAGAAGCACTTGCTGCTTTCGCCGAATTCTGGAGGTGGGGAGGTGGCTTTTGTGAAAGAGGCTCACAGTAACAGTTGAAGAAGATAAGCTGCCTTTTTTTTTAAGGAAGGTTCAAAATCGTTATTCTTTGTGGAGAATTGGGGCCTGGAACTTGGAAAAGATGGAAACTTGATTCTCAATATGGAAGCCTGAACGTTGTTGGGTAAGCATCATTTGATTTCAATGGCTGTCAGTCACCTCTTATTGTTGTAAAATCATCAAACTCATATTCCCACCTGTTAATTTCATTTGTTGTAGGTGTTTATTCAAATGTCATTTGCTTTGCTTGGTGTTTGGAAAAAGTTAATGAGATCCTATCATTGTATGCTTGTTAAATAAATCGGCTGATTCTGTAAAAAGTTTGCAGGCCTCCTAGGCAGTGTTcaagtttaacgtttaaaatcgAGAATTCGTTTTGATTTTCCCCGAGTTACATGTTTTTCTACTGTAGTGGTCTCTAGGTTCACTATGTACTGAGCTCATATCTTTTTATGAATGAAATctccctttcttcttcttctgaagAAGAAATTATCTGGTATCACTATAACTCCTCCCAACCGTCACAATAGAAGATTCAGGCAAACCTCCACTAATTTAGTGGCTTTAATAGGTATAGAAGCCTTGATACTCATGAGCAGCAACAACTTCATTCTAGACTCTGAGATTCTTCGATTTAGAAAGTTTCTTAACCTTTTGGTCTGATTTGATATTGATTTCAGAATCGTGCTTGATAGAAAGCAAACAGAGCAGAGAAGGAGCTTATTCTGATTTTGACTTTTATTCTCTGTTtcagcttcatcttcatcttccgaGATTAGACTTATATACTCAACGTTAATTACTCACCTACATATATAATCACTAAGCTCATGTTTTGTCACTTAATCAGTTCAGTGAAATTATCAATCattatcattacttattataattataattattattattattagaaccattattatttttataaactttttattttaattattgctatttttaaatgattatattattatttcagttttaatagaattcagttcagttcaggtTTTTTCCAGTAAACAAGAAGCGAGTCTAATTCATTTTCATTATACACCAAAAATTAATGAGATTTTATGTGATATAATTCATAATGAAAGAtgtgctatatatatatatacgcaCACACACACGTGGAGAGGGAAGGTTGATCGGTTAGTGACGGGTTAAATGTACTAAATTGTACCTTCGTCTTTAGTCCAAGCATAATTTGgaacaaaataaaatctaggtaTTAAAATGTGAACCAGAGTAAACTTTAGGTAAcattagtttaatttatttatatagatGATCATTTTGAATTAATAAGATATGAGAGTTTACGAATCGTAAGCTTGGCCTGATATGTTTAAGCTCGCTGTTCAAAACGAAAGCCATTTATTTTGTCTAGATGTTCGAAATCGATAATGTACCCCGATTTTCTCTGATTagtttctctttttgttttttttttgaggtgATTTTTAGCCATCTAAATGACAATAAacaaaaacgttttttttttttgctttattctaattcaatttttaatattgcaaCAGGTTAATCAtaaattgtgtttattattgATACGGTAATAGTTGAATGGGCCAAACGCTTAGGCTTCGGTCAATGCATGAATCCAACATTTGGGCCTAAGCCCATGATGCATTCGGATATAGAATGCATGAATAAAGCTTCGTTTCGGCACAGAGTTGTTTAGTTTTTCCTTCGGTGGGGAGCTGCCTCAAGGAACACATGGACCAATGGTCACTCATGATCCCCAAAAGCAGGCTCCCCCAACTCATATGTCACATGGAACGGAAAGATATGGTCTGAAGACCAATCAAACCTTGCCACGTGTCCAAGTACACACTTTGTTGTCTATAAATAGCTTGGGATCAGAGCTAAAGGTACGTAATCATATATACATTCTCTCTCACTTAATTGCTTTCAAGTTACTCAATACTTCCTCAAGTATTCTTTTGACTTAGGCATCAAAGAGGGTTCGTCGGACCTCCGGTCCCTTTTCTGATGGTTGTTTGTTGATTCAGGTCACCGAAAACAACTACAGAGAAGATTGCAAAAAGAAAGATATCATTTGGTGCAGTGAATATGGAGCACTTTTCGTAAAAAGATGGTTAATGTTCAGAGTTCAGTTGTTCATCCCGTATTTCAACCTATAGTTCAACATGTAGTTCAACCAGTAATTCAGCTTAATCAAAGACCTAAAGATATTCTGGGTACTTCAGTCACATCTAATCGTGGCTGAGTTGATTCCCATAATCATCCCCTATCGCCACTGCTTATTACACCAACTTTGGACCAGAGGATTTACACATGCCTTGGGTCATTAGATCTTGAGCAGCCTAGTTTTATGGATGGTTTAACAAGGCAGTTGATATACAATATGGGATATGTTCAAGAATCAATGGATATCTTTCGAGTTGAGCATGCTACGTAGATGGAAGTTATGCGTTTGGAGTTGAAGGAAGTAAGGGATGCTGGTAGATATGGTGATAGAAGACGGTCAGTCGCTTGCTCTACTGGACATCATGTTGCGCAAACATGTCCTAGGAAGCGGGGATTTTCTGAAGAATCTCAGCATGAGGTATTTAGAGGAAGATCGAAGGGAAGGCCTAAAAGCCCTTCGCATCGAAGGCGTCACCATTCACCTTCGCCCAGTAAGCATGTTTTGAAGCAAAAAGGATCCATGTCTCCAAAACGACGTAGGGGCATTCGTCATGATTCCACTGAATCCCTGATTCGTCATTACGAAGCACATAAGAAAAAATCAGAGGTTTCTAGATATCATGACTGAAGGCGGCCAAAGCCGAGGGAAAATGGATCTTCTCTTAAGGAAGAAGTTTATAACCTTATCAAGAGCGAACTTCGGCACGTGATGAAAGACGAAGGACTAGAATCCAGGATGCCAGAAACTACGGATGTGGACACTCCTTTGAGTGATGAGATCATGAGTCGGCCAAGGCTGACAAGATTCAAATATCCTATACTAAAAGATTACAATGGTATGACAGATCCAACCCTTCACATGAAGAATTTTCTTAAAGCTCTACAAACTAGTACAGCAACCGATGCACTCATGTGTCGTTTATTTTCGACGACATTGAGAGATTCGGCTTACTAGTATGACCAACTCCTGACAGCCTTTATTAGATCTTTTAAGCAAATGTCTAAAGAGTTCGCAGATCATTTTATCACTTTTATTCCTGAACGCAAGACAATGCAATATCTTAACTATTTAATACAAGAGCCTAGCGAATCTTTGAATGAGTAGGTTGAACATTTCCAAAGAGGGGCTATTCAGATTAATCATCTGAATGTTGATGGGGCGATGGAAGCTATAGCGAGTAATTGCCGAAGCAACGATTTTTCCAAAGAGCTTACCACCCGAAGATGGAAGAATTTCCCTGGCTTGATGCGAAGAGACTGAGACTTCATTAAATGGGATAGTCACAAGTTGAACCCTTTTCTTAAGGAGAGATTGAGTTCGGTTCATCAACCGAAGGAGTCCAATAGCGACAGGAGCAGAGAAGATAATAAACGATCTAAAGAACACTCATATCGAAATTCTACTCCTCTAAACACTCCTCAAAAAGAAATCCTTTACTGGGTGGAAtcctatgaagcacggactctTCCTCGGGGTCATCGGGGTCGTGTCGGACTCACCAGACTCGGGGACTCGGTGGGGACACGGAGATGACATGGGACTCGACAGTGACACAGGTGGGACTCGACAGCGACACGATAGGGACTCGACGGGACATGGCGGGGACTCGGCTAATGCTGAAAATATGTAAAAGTTGAGGGTTTTTTTAATCTCTTAAAACCTATGGTTCAATtacaaaatttgataaaaaaaacctaaactacATCTAATTCTCACCTTTATATCGCGATTATAAACGCTAAGGgcttctttctcttccttcttcGATTTGTTTTGCGATTTACGATTCTTAGCGATTCTCTTGTGATTTCATCTTTTGTGATTCTCCTACGATTTCATCTTCTTTTTTGTTGTTGTCTTGTCTGATTTCATCCGCACCAAAATCCTTGCGATTTCATCATTGCTATTAGAGAATGACTTATTTGTGATtaagcaattttttttatatatattatatatatatatatatatatatatataatttgtcgTGTCCCGTCGTacccgtgtctcatattttctaaaaatgtcgTTTGTCGTGTCCGCACCCGTGTCTGCATCTGTGTCCGCACCCGAGTCGTGCTTCATAGGTGGAAACAAACAGGCAGCACATGCAGTTATCCCCGAACCTAAAAACATTCGATCGAAGACACAACATCCTATATTGTGAGTTTCATAAAAGTGAAGGTCATGATACGGAAGATTGCAGACAATTAGTTGTGGAATTGAATAAAATAGCTGAAGCgggaaaattatacaaattctTGAAAAATGCAATCAAATCAAATGATTCAAAAGGAAAACAACATAAAGAAAGGGCTCCTCGTGGAGTAATTAATGTCATTGTTGGAGGGCCTAAAGAAGATCGTTCAGCAAAGCAACGAAGAATTCGCAAGGACCAAGAAAGAATTGTCGAATCAAAGTTTGAGTTTTCTTTTGGTAACTTCGCGTGACAGACACATAACAATGCCTTGGTCATTTAAATTTTGCTGGAGGAATTCAAAGTTCGTAGAGTATTCATAGATATCGGCAGCTCCGTCAACATTATTACTCGTAAAGCCTACGAAGCATTTGGTCTTGATCATGACAGGCTCATTCCAACTCTGTCGCCACTCGTGGGGATATCGGGACATTCGATACCTCTCCTAGGCAGTGCACAGATGGCCGTTTCTATTGGGAATGGTCCGGTTAAATGGAATTCCAAGACTGAGTTCTTGGTGATTGATTCTGTACCACCATATAATGTAATAATTGGACGTCCACTTTGTCAATACATAATTTGGCATGGCAGTTGCTCAGGGATATCAAATAGTAGCTTAGGAGACTTATCTGGTCTCTTTAAACATGAAACTAGCACAAGATCATATTGAGAGAGAGGCTGAACCAGTGGGGGCACTGGAGAAGATGTTGTATGGTTAATTGACGGGAAGTCTGTCAAAATTGCTTCAGAAATTCTAGAGCAACATATATCATTTCAACGGTGAAAGAAAATGTCGAGGCCTTTTCTTAA comes from Euphorbia lathyris chromosome 8, ddEupLath1.1, whole genome shotgun sequence and encodes:
- the LOC136203754 gene encoding deSI-like protein At4g17486 gives rise to the protein MGTESISDSSSQNHNLNTKTETQVVLNVYDLTPVNNYTYWFGFGIFHSGIEVHGKEYGFGAHDFPVSGVFEVEPKSCPGFIYRSSIPLGRIKMSPSEFREFIESMASEYHGDTYHLISKNCNHFTDDVSDRLVGRQIPGWVNRLARLGALCSCLLPESLQVTTVKQLPEYHEYMEEDGSESLMTTTPRESTEIDEDQEKHLLLSPNSGGGEVAFVKEAHSNS